One window from the genome of Pedobacter schmidteae encodes:
- the thrC gene encoding threonine synthase yields the protein MKLYSTNNHNLSVDFPTAVFNSMPLDKGLYMPVDIPQLDQEFIDNIDQFTLSQIAYKVAAALMKDTIPPDHLQRIIDDAINFDAPVVELDPETYVLELFHGPSLAFKDFGARFMSRIMAYFLKENEQILDVLVATSGDTGGAVALGFLGVPNTRVTILYPKGKVSDIQELQLCTNGQNIHAIEVDGTFDDCQALVKQAFADEELNARLRLTSANSINISRLIPQTFYYFNAYAQLKRQGKTDVVFSVPSGNFGNIGAGLLAYKMGLPVKHFIAATNVNDTVPRFLNTGVYETRPSVQTYANAMDVGAPSNWVRIMDLFKNDEAALKQVLQSDSYTDSQTLQAIKDIYKQYNYIACPHTAIAWLALKAYQQDHQGTTGVFLSTAHACKFPDIFPEAMKAEIEIPEQVKSLAGKQKQVTNMDISFESFKNYLSTSY from the coding sequence ATGAAATTATACAGTACCAACAACCATAACCTTAGCGTCGATTTTCCAACTGCTGTATTTAACAGTATGCCTTTAGATAAAGGCCTGTATATGCCAGTTGATATTCCACAGCTGGATCAGGAATTCATCGATAATATTGATCAATTTACATTGTCGCAAATTGCCTATAAAGTAGCTGCGGCGTTGATGAAAGATACCATTCCGCCGGATCACCTGCAGCGGATTATCGATGATGCCATTAATTTTGATGCGCCTGTAGTTGAGCTTGATCCGGAAACTTATGTGCTTGAACTTTTTCATGGCCCTTCATTGGCTTTTAAGGATTTCGGTGCCCGGTTCATGAGCCGCATCATGGCTTATTTCCTGAAGGAAAACGAGCAGATATTAGACGTATTGGTAGCGACTTCCGGTGACACCGGAGGGGCGGTAGCCCTTGGTTTTTTAGGGGTGCCCAATACCCGTGTAACCATCTTATATCCGAAAGGCAAAGTAAGCGATATCCAGGAGTTACAGCTTTGTACAAATGGACAAAATATACATGCTATTGAGGTGGATGGAACTTTTGATGATTGCCAGGCATTGGTAAAACAGGCTTTTGCAGATGAGGAATTAAATGCCAGACTTCGTTTAACTTCGGCCAATTCTATCAATATTTCCAGGCTAATTCCGCAAACCTTCTATTATTTTAATGCTTATGCGCAGTTAAAAAGGCAAGGGAAAACAGACGTTGTATTTTCGGTTCCTAGTGGTAATTTTGGTAATATTGGAGCGGGTTTACTGGCTTATAAGATGGGCCTGCCAGTAAAACATTTTATTGCAGCAACCAATGTAAATGATACGGTGCCACGTTTTTTAAACACCGGTGTTTATGAAACGCGCCCTTCGGTGCAAACATACGCCAACGCTATGGATGTAGGGGCACCAAGTAATTGGGTCAGAATTATGGACCTGTTTAAAAATGATGAAGCTGCATTAAAGCAGGTGCTGCAAAGTGACAGCTATACAGATTCGCAAACGCTGCAGGCCATAAAGGATATTTACAAACAGTACAATTACATCGCTTGTCCGCATACCGCAATTGCCTGGCTGGCTTTAAAAGCTTATCAGCAAGATCACCAGGGAACAACAGGCGTATTCCTGTCCACTGCACATGCCTGTAAGTTTCCGGATATATTTCCGGAGGCGATGAAAGCTGAAATTGAAATTCCGGAACAGGTAAAGAGTTTAGCTGGGAAACAAAAGCAGGTTACAAATATGGATATCAGCTTCGAGTCGTTCAAAAATTACCTTTCTACTTCTTACTAA
- a CDS encoding nucleotide pyrophosphohydrolase, giving the protein MTIKEAQETVDQWIKTTGIRYFNELTNTAILMEEVGEVARIMSRKYGEQSFKKSDEAVDLGDEMADVLFVLICLANQTGIDLTAAMEKNLEKKSIRDADRHKNNEKLK; this is encoded by the coding sequence ATGACCATAAAGGAAGCACAGGAAACCGTAGACCAGTGGATCAAAACAACAGGCATCCGCTATTTTAACGAGCTAACCAATACCGCCATTCTGATGGAAGAAGTTGGTGAAGTGGCCCGGATCATGTCGCGCAAGTATGGCGAACAATCTTTTAAAAAAAGTGATGAGGCTGTAGACCTGGGCGATGAAATGGCGGATGTATTATTTGTATTGATTTGCCTGGCCAACCAAACCGGTATCGATTTGACTGCCGCCATGGAAAAAAACCTGGAAAAGAAAAGCATTCGGGATGCGGACAGACATAAAAACAATGAAAAACTAAAATAA
- the rsgA gene encoding ribosome small subunit-dependent GTPase A gives MQGLIIKSTGSWYQVHAENGLDYDCRIKGKFRIQGIQTTNPIAVGDRVEFELEPNSENGVIYKLHDRKNYIIRKSINLSKQAQIIAANMDQAFLVVTLASPRTSLGFIDRFLATAEAYDIPAVLIFNKLDLFHEEGLEILAEYAAIYERIGYPCYSVSALEGTNIPLIESLLKNKTTLFSGHSGVGKSSLINALLPGRDIKTGEISEASDKGQHTTTFAEMHTLPFGGYLIDTPGIRELGIFDIRPEELGHYFREMRAMMNQCKFNNCRHVNEPGCAVIKAVENGEIELSRYESYLSIYNGNETRA, from the coding sequence ATGCAAGGACTAATAATTAAATCGACCGGAAGCTGGTACCAGGTACATGCCGAAAATGGGCTTGATTATGACTGCCGGATAAAAGGCAAGTTCAGGATACAGGGTATCCAAACCACAAATCCTATTGCTGTTGGCGATCGTGTAGAATTTGAATTAGAACCAAATTCGGAGAATGGAGTGATTTACAAGCTGCATGACCGAAAGAATTATATCATCAGAAAATCCATAAACCTATCTAAGCAGGCCCAAATTATTGCGGCCAATATGGATCAGGCCTTTCTGGTAGTTACGCTCGCCTCTCCCCGTACCTCGCTGGGCTTTATCGACCGCTTTCTGGCTACTGCCGAAGCCTATGATATTCCCGCTGTGTTGATTTTTAATAAACTGGACCTTTTTCATGAGGAAGGTCTGGAAATATTGGCCGAATATGCAGCCATTTATGAACGCATTGGCTATCCATGTTATTCAGTTTCCGCTTTGGAGGGCACCAATATCCCTTTAATTGAAAGCTTATTAAAGAATAAAACAACCTTGTTTTCCGGCCACTCCGGCGTAGGCAAATCAAGCCTGATCAATGCGCTTTTGCCAGGTAGGGACATCAAAACCGGCGAAATTTCGGAAGCCAGCGACAAAGGGCAGCACACCACTACTTTTGCAGAAATGCACACCTTGCCTTTTGGTGGGTACTTAATTGACACACCGGGAATCAGAGAACTGGGTATTTTCGATATCAGGCCCGAGGAACTGGGGCATTATTTCAGAGAAATGCGTGCCATGATGAACCAATGCAAATTTAACAACTGCCGACATGTAAACGAGCCAGGTTGTGCCGTAATTAAAGCTGTTGAAAATGGAGAGATAGAACTGAGCAGGTACGAAAGCTACCTGAGCATTTACAATGGCAATGAAACCAGGGCTTAA
- a CDS encoding HIT family protein — protein MASIFSRIVSGEIPAHVVAETTEFLAFMDVNPLVMGHVLVIPKKEIDYIFDMDEESYFGLTLFAKIVATGLKEAFPCEKVGVAVIGLEVPHVHIHLIPMNNVDDMNFSKAKLKPTQEALAEAATKIKIALSKD, from the coding sequence ATGGCAAGTATCTTTTCAAGAATAGTAAGTGGTGAAATTCCGGCCCATGTGGTTGCTGAAACTACTGAATTTCTAGCTTTTATGGATGTGAATCCACTGGTGATGGGACATGTTTTGGTGATCCCTAAAAAAGAGATCGACTATATCTTTGATATGGACGAAGAAAGCTATTTCGGATTAACTTTGTTTGCTAAAATAGTGGCCACAGGATTAAAAGAGGCTTTTCCATGTGAAAAAGTAGGCGTTGCCGTTATCGGGTTGGAAGTGCCACATGTACACATTCACCTGATTCCGATGAACAATGTGGATGATATGAACTTTAGTAAAGCGAAACTGAAGCCAACGCAGGAAGCGCTTGCTGAAGCAGCGACTAAGATTAAGATTGCATTGTCGAAAGATTAA
- the greA gene encoding transcription elongation factor GreA, producing the protein MTEVTYYTQDGLDKLKEELQYLKTTGRQLISKAIAEARDKGDLSENAEYDAAKEAQGLHEAKIAKLEGTLSTARLIDESKLDTSKVLALSIVKIKNTKNGATMSYQLVAESEADLKTGKISVKSPIAKGLLGKSVGDTTEIEVPAGKMEFEILEISR; encoded by the coding sequence ATGACAGAGGTAACATATTATACCCAAGATGGTTTAGATAAACTTAAAGAGGAATTACAGTATTTAAAAACTACTGGCAGGCAGTTGATATCTAAGGCGATAGCAGAAGCAAGAGATAAAGGTGATCTTTCGGAGAACGCCGAATATGATGCCGCCAAAGAAGCGCAAGGTTTACATGAAGCTAAAATTGCTAAATTGGAAGGTACACTTTCTACAGCCAGATTAATTGACGAATCCAAATTGGATACATCGAAAGTTCTTGCACTTTCGATTGTAAAAATAAAAAATACAAAAAACGGAGCTACGATGTCTTACCAACTGGTGGCAGAATCAGAGGCCGACCTGAAAACAGGAAAGATCTCTGTGAAATCGCCTATTGCGAAAGGATTGTTGGGTAAATCGGTTGGTGATACTACAGAAATTGAAGTTCCGGCAGGGAAAATGGAATTTGAAATTTTAGAGATCAGCAGATAA
- the thrA gene encoding bifunctional aspartate kinase/homoserine dehydrogenase I, giving the protein MNILKFGGTSVGSAQSISALIDILKREKGDENPIVVLSAMGGITNTLLEMAERARNAQEYTDQLKMIETKHFEVIRALLPAGAQNPVLTKLKIYFNELEDILQSVYNLRELSLQTKDLILSYGERCSNVMVSHIARQQFPNALYVDGSELIKTDSNFGQAKVNTQVTELLIREFYELNSDKLLFVTGFISSNDEGRITTLGRGGSDYTAAIWGAALNAQEIQIWTDVDGMLTADPRIVKKAFSLPELSYIEAMELSYFGAKVIYPPTMTPAFLKKIPIVIKNTFNVDFAGTYIKHGAQASSLPIKGISSIDEISILNLSGSGMVGKAGFSGRLFSLLSREQVNVVLITQSSSEHSITFAVKPADALKALSLINKEFELELQARKLEYPEVENGLSVLAIVGENMKRTPGISGRLFSALGRNGVNIRAIAQGSSEYNISVILSRTDLSKAVNAVHDAFYSDLKKTLNIFCLGTGNIGKTLFQQLEHQMPFLAKNNDLQVKVMGISNTRKMYLNPEGIDLNNWEDALEQGGEKADLSEFIKQMKAMNLANCVFVDNTASHNPIQYYLDVLQSSISVVTCNKIGNSAEYDQYVAFKEAARKHGVEFYYETNVGAGLPIIRTLKDLMLSGDRIACIEAILSGTISYIFNNFKDERLFHEVVKEAQDLGYTEPDPRDDLNGKDFMRKMLILARDAGYALEEKDVAIECMLPDACMAANTVADFYQELENNASYFEKLKQEASNGHKVLRYIGKLEAGKVTITLQMVDDNHPFYMLSGSDNIISFTTDRYKERPLVVKGPGAGAEVTAAGVFADIINVGKR; this is encoded by the coding sequence ATGAATATTTTAAAATTTGGAGGTACATCTGTCGGCTCAGCACAAAGCATTAGTGCGCTGATAGATATCTTAAAGCGGGAAAAGGGAGATGAGAACCCTATTGTTGTCCTTTCTGCAATGGGGGGCATAACCAATACCCTGTTGGAAATGGCAGAGCGTGCAAGGAATGCTCAGGAATATACTGATCAGCTGAAAATGATTGAGACGAAGCACTTTGAAGTGATTCGTGCGTTATTGCCTGCAGGGGCTCAAAATCCCGTACTTACCAAATTAAAAATCTATTTTAATGAGCTCGAAGACATTTTGCAGTCGGTGTACAACCTGCGCGAATTGAGCCTTCAGACTAAGGATCTGATCCTTAGTTATGGCGAGCGCTGTTCCAATGTAATGGTCAGCCACATCGCACGTCAGCAATTTCCAAATGCATTGTATGTAGATGGATCTGAGCTGATCAAAACTGATAGCAACTTTGGCCAGGCCAAAGTCAATACACAGGTTACTGAGCTGTTGATCCGCGAATTTTATGAGTTAAACAGCGATAAGTTACTATTCGTTACCGGTTTTATTTCCAGCAATGATGAAGGCCGTATTACGACATTAGGTCGTGGTGGCAGTGATTACACCGCTGCCATATGGGGTGCAGCTTTAAATGCGCAGGAAATTCAGATCTGGACAGATGTTGACGGAATGCTGACCGCCGATCCGAGAATTGTTAAAAAAGCATTCTCCTTACCGGAGCTAAGTTATATTGAGGCCATGGAGCTTTCTTATTTTGGAGCAAAGGTGATTTATCCGCCCACCATGACCCCGGCATTTTTAAAGAAAATACCCATCGTCATTAAAAACACTTTCAATGTCGATTTTGCGGGTACTTATATCAAACATGGCGCTCAGGCGTCAAGCCTGCCTATAAAAGGTATTTCTTCTATTGACGAAATCAGCATCCTCAACCTTTCGGGAAGCGGGATGGTAGGTAAGGCCGGATTTAGTGGAAGGTTATTTTCTCTTTTGTCGCGCGAACAGGTAAACGTAGTGCTGATTACACAATCTTCATCAGAGCATAGTATCACCTTTGCGGTAAAGCCTGCTGATGCGCTGAAGGCGCTGTCGTTGATCAATAAAGAATTTGAACTGGAGCTACAGGCCCGGAAACTGGAATATCCAGAGGTAGAAAACGGTCTCTCGGTACTGGCTATTGTTGGTGAAAATATGAAACGGACGCCAGGTATTTCCGGTCGTTTATTTAGTGCCCTGGGCCGAAATGGAGTCAACATAAGGGCGATTGCGCAGGGCTCTTCCGAATACAATATTTCGGTGATCCTGTCCAGGACTGATCTTTCCAAAGCGGTAAATGCCGTTCACGATGCTTTTTATTCTGATCTGAAAAAAACACTCAATATATTTTGTCTGGGTACAGGTAATATTGGTAAGACACTTTTTCAGCAACTGGAACATCAAATGCCTTTTCTGGCCAAGAATAATGATCTTCAGGTAAAGGTGATGGGCATTAGCAATACGCGTAAAATGTACCTGAACCCCGAAGGGATAGACCTGAATAACTGGGAGGATGCATTGGAACAAGGCGGCGAAAAGGCAGACTTGAGTGAGTTCATTAAACAGATGAAAGCCATGAACCTGGCCAACTGTGTATTTGTAGACAATACGGCAAGTCATAATCCCATTCAGTATTACCTGGATGTTTTGCAATCCAGTATTTCTGTGGTTACCTGCAATAAAATCGGGAACTCGGCCGAATACGACCAGTATGTGGCTTTTAAAGAAGCTGCCCGCAAACATGGGGTAGAGTTTTATTATGAAACCAATGTGGGGGCAGGTTTGCCAATTATCCGTACGTTGAAAGATTTAATGTTGAGTGGCGACCGCATTGCTTGTATTGAAGCGATCTTGTCGGGCACCATTTCTTACATCTTTAATAATTTTAAAGACGAAAGGTTATTTCATGAAGTGGTCAAGGAGGCGCAGGATTTGGGGTATACGGAGCCCGATCCGCGGGACGACCTGAATGGTAAAGACTTTATGCGGAAAATGCTGATTCTGGCGCGTGATGCCGGTTATGCTTTGGAAGAAAAAGACGTAGCCATTGAATGTATGCTTCCTGATGCCTGTATGGCGGCTAATACTGTTGCCGATTTTTATCAGGAACTGGAAAATAACGCCTCCTATTTTGAAAAACTGAAACAGGAGGCTTCAAATGGCCATAAGGTATTAAGGTACATTGGCAAACTGGAAGCGGGTAAGGTAACCATTACCTTGCAGATGGTTGACGACAACCATCCTTTTTATATGCTTTCGGGTAGTGATAACATCATTTCTTTTACAACCGATCGGTATAAAGAACGTCCGTTGGTAGTAAAGGGCCCTGGGGCCGGTGCAGAAGTAACTGCCGCAGGTGTATTTGCAGACATTATAAACGTGGGTAAAAGATAA
- a CDS encoding homoserine kinase, with protein MKKSIRVFAPATVANVVCGFDVLGFAVNEPGDEVIMRLTDKPGISLLKITGDEGRLPLSPDKNTVSAIAKHYLEHIGRPDVGIEIELHKKMPIGSGLGSSSASTVAGLFAINTLFDNALTNKELVPFAMKGEELACGYGHADNVAPALLGGFVLIRSYSPLDIISLPFPQDLHAAIVYPEVDVPTKDARQMIRSKVLLKDAVTQWGNVAGLVSGLFMNDYELIGRSMTDVLVEPTRSILIPDFDRLRELAMAAGAVGFGISGSGPSVFALTKDAETAKRITQQLQQHLKDIAINSLAFVSEVNKKGPIILD; from the coding sequence ATGAAGAAATCAATAAGAGTTTTTGCCCCAGCTACCGTTGCCAACGTTGTTTGTGGTTTTGATGTACTTGGCTTTGCTGTAAATGAGCCAGGGGACGAGGTGATTATGCGTTTGACTGATAAGCCGGGTATATCGTTGTTAAAAATTACAGGCGATGAAGGCCGTTTGCCTTTAAGTCCTGATAAAAATACAGTGAGTGCCATTGCTAAACATTATCTGGAACATATAGGACGGCCCGATGTAGGTATTGAAATAGAGTTGCATAAAAAAATGCCGATAGGCAGCGGTTTAGGCTCCAGTTCGGCCAGTACCGTTGCTGGTTTGTTTGCCATTAATACCTTGTTTGATAACGCGCTGACCAATAAAGAGCTGGTCCCTTTTGCTATGAAGGGTGAGGAACTGGCCTGCGGATATGGCCATGCCGATAATGTGGCACCGGCCTTGCTGGGTGGTTTTGTACTCATCAGAAGTTACAGCCCGCTGGATATCATTAGTCTCCCTTTTCCGCAAGACCTGCATGCCGCAATTGTGTACCCGGAGGTAGATGTGCCAACTAAGGACGCACGGCAGATGATCCGTTCAAAAGTATTGTTGAAAGATGCGGTAACGCAATGGGGTAATGTTGCGGGCCTGGTAAGCGGATTATTTATGAACGATTACGAACTGATTGGCCGTAGTATGACTGATGTGCTGGTAGAACCAACGCGTTCCATCTTGATTCCTGACTTTGACCGGTTAAGGGAGTTGGCCATGGCTGCAGGTGCTGTAGGCTTTGGTATTTCAGGATCGGGACCTTCTGTATTTGCACTAACCAAAGATGCAGAAACTGCTAAACGGATTACACAACAATTACAGCAGCACTTAAAAGACATTGCCATTAATAGTCTGGCCTTTGTTTCTGAAGTAAATAAAAAAGGCCCGATTATTTTAGATTGA
- a CDS encoding META domain-containing protein translates to MRRLMLFTVVLASSFAACTTMKPGTIGNGGLSQLGGSWELNYISGPRIAFNGLYPGKKPIIKFDIAEKRFSGNTSCNSFSGQLLADDTAINFTKPFMMTKMACPGEGEATFIEMLKKASTYSITSDTTLNFMMGDIAIMRFSKK, encoded by the coding sequence ATGAGAAGGCTGATGCTGTTTACGGTGGTTCTTGCAAGTTCTTTTGCAGCATGTACAACCATGAAACCTGGAACAATAGGCAATGGTGGTTTATCACAATTGGGTGGTAGCTGGGAATTGAACTATATATCAGGACCAAGGATTGCTTTCAACGGACTTTATCCTGGCAAAAAGCCAATCATTAAGTTTGACATTGCTGAAAAGAGATTTAGTGGCAATACCAGCTGCAATTCTTTCTCCGGTCAGCTCCTCGCCGATGACACCGCCATCAACTTTACAAAACCTTTTATGATGACAAAAATGGCCTGCCCAGGTGAAGGAGAGGCCACTTTTATCGAAATGCTAAAAAAAGCAAGTACTTACTCCATTACCAGCGATACCACCCTGAATTTTATGATGGGCGATATCGCCATTATGCGTTTTAGTAAGAAGTAG
- the dtd gene encoding D-aminoacyl-tRNA deacylase, whose protein sequence is MRAVIQRVTTANCEVGGSVTGTIGLGFVVLLGIEDADTVEDLEWLAAKITGLRVFADENQLMNKALNDVDGNILLISQFTLFAATKKGNRPGFTRAARPEKAIPLYESMITLLSSQLNKPIQTGIFGADMKVSLTNDGPVTIIIDTKNKE, encoded by the coding sequence ATGAGAGCAGTTATACAAAGAGTGACTACCGCCAATTGCGAGGTAGGAGGCAGTGTTACAGGTACCATTGGCTTGGGGTTTGTGGTATTGCTGGGCATAGAAGACGCCGACACTGTGGAAGACCTGGAGTGGCTGGCTGCTAAAATTACAGGGCTGCGCGTATTTGCTGATGAAAATCAATTGATGAACAAGGCCCTAAACGATGTAGACGGCAATATTTTGCTGATTAGCCAGTTTACCTTATTTGCAGCCACAAAAAAGGGCAACAGACCCGGCTTTACCAGGGCGGCAAGACCAGAAAAGGCTATCCCTTTATATGAAAGCATGATTACTTTACTTTCTTCGCAATTAAATAAGCCCATCCAAACCGGAATATTTGGTGCAGACATGAAGGTCAGTTTAACCAATGATGGGCCCGTAACCATTATCATCGACACAAAAAATAAAGAATAA
- a CDS encoding ABC transporter permease yields the protein MIYRNFKRYKTSFFINLIGLSTGISCALLIYLWVNDEMQMDGFHDERLYQVMENQHVADGVNTIDGTPAILADAMVKEMPEVALAVTASPTYWLGQSKVSANNQPALKAAGKFAGADFFKVFAYPLLAGQADRVLKDKNTVVVSEGLALKLFHSIDVIGKEFVWSNADMKSENRAMISGVFKDLPSNSSDHFDFLVSLDVFFAAAPNYLKWGNSGPNTFFILKEGADPVQFNAKIEGFLKTKGQRDLSLFIRPYADSYLYNQFENGKVSGGRIDYVKLFGLVAVFILLIACINFMNLSTAKASRRLKEVGVKKVMGAQRSSLILQYMAESMLLTIIAVFVSLLIVELLLPQFNAIVDKQLSLHYSMSLILSLLAITTFTGLVSGSYPAFYLSGLKPVLALKGRLNLTRAASWTRQGLVVFQFTLSVILIVAVFVIYKQIAYVQHKSLGYQKENVLYFEANGKFKNNVNLAIDVIKKIPGVTNASSINRELLGDLNYTFGDFNWEGRDPKEVIKFQHAYVNSGLIETVGIKMAAGRSFSDKFGADTSKIIVNEAGLKAMRLRNPLGKIFNVWGQDFQIIGVIKDFHFESLHQTIKPMFLRYRPEFTNRVMLSVGSGKIKEVMDQLQKMNTTYNPGFNLDVKFLDQDFQAQYVAESRVAVLSRYFAVIAVLISCLGLFGLATFTAERRLKEIGIRKVLGASGFSLVYTLSKDFTRPVISAILIALPVSYVLVRYWLNSFAYRIELQLWYFVAAGFLALFISLITVCTQAWKAANVNPVQCLKADG from the coding sequence TTGATATATAGAAATTTTAAGCGATATAAAACCTCTTTTTTTATCAATCTGATAGGACTGTCTACCGGTATTTCCTGTGCCCTGCTCATTTATTTATGGGTAAATGACGAGATGCAAATGGATGGTTTTCATGACGAAAGGTTATATCAGGTTATGGAAAATCAGCACGTTGCTGATGGTGTAAATACAATAGATGGCACACCCGCAATTTTAGCGGATGCCATGGTAAAAGAGATGCCGGAGGTTGCATTGGCAGTTACTGCATCGCCAACCTACTGGTTGGGGCAAAGTAAAGTTTCGGCCAATAATCAACCCGCTTTAAAGGCTGCAGGTAAATTTGCCGGTGCCGACTTTTTTAAAGTGTTCGCTTATCCACTCCTGGCTGGCCAAGCAGATCGGGTGCTTAAGGACAAAAATACCGTTGTTGTTTCGGAGGGATTGGCTTTAAAACTATTTCATAGTATCGACGTGATCGGGAAAGAGTTTGTATGGAGTAATGCTGATATGAAGAGCGAAAATCGCGCAATGATTTCCGGTGTTTTTAAAGATTTACCTTCAAATTCTTCTGATCATTTTGATTTCCTCGTTTCTCTGGATGTGTTTTTTGCCGCTGCTCCAAACTATTTAAAATGGGGGAATTCGGGGCCAAATACCTTTTTTATTTTAAAGGAAGGGGCTGACCCGGTGCAATTTAATGCAAAGATTGAAGGTTTTCTAAAAACTAAGGGACAAAGGGATCTTAGCTTGTTCATCAGACCTTATGCGGATAGTTACCTGTATAATCAGTTTGAAAATGGGAAAGTTAGTGGAGGAAGAATTGATTATGTGAAACTGTTTGGGCTTGTTGCCGTATTTATTTTGCTTATTGCCTGTATCAATTTTATGAATCTTTCAACGGCCAAGGCGTCCAGAAGACTGAAAGAAGTAGGCGTTAAAAAGGTAATGGGGGCACAAAGAAGTTCATTGATTTTGCAATATATGGCCGAATCAATGCTTTTGACGATTATAGCGGTATTTGTGTCATTACTTATTGTAGAGTTGTTGTTGCCACAATTTAATGCCATTGTTGATAAGCAGCTTAGTTTGCATTACAGCATGTCTCTTATTTTATCTTTGCTGGCTATAACCACTTTTACTGGCCTGGTATCTGGAAGTTATCCTGCCTTTTATTTATCGGGTCTTAAACCTGTCCTTGCTTTAAAGGGCCGGCTTAATTTAACCCGGGCTGCATCATGGACCCGACAGGGCCTGGTGGTTTTTCAATTTACACTTTCTGTGATCTTAATTGTAGCTGTATTTGTGATATATAAACAGATTGCTTACGTCCAGCACAAAAGTCTGGGTTATCAGAAAGAGAATGTGCTTTATTTTGAGGCTAACGGAAAATTCAAAAACAATGTCAACCTTGCCATTGATGTGATTAAAAAGATTCCTGGTGTAACCAATGCTTCCAGTATAAACAGGGAGTTACTTGGCGATCTGAATTATACTTTTGGTGATTTCAATTGGGAAGGGAGGGACCCAAAGGAAGTGATTAAATTTCAGCATGCCTATGTCAACAGTGGTCTGATTGAAACAGTAGGTATAAAAATGGCGGCCGGCAGGAGCTTCTCGGATAAATTTGGAGCAGATACCTCAAAGATTATTGTCAATGAAGCGGGCTTAAAAGCGATGCGCTTAAGGAATCCGTTAGGGAAAATTTTTAACGTTTGGGGGCAGGATTTTCAGATTATTGGCGTGATTAAGGACTTTCACTTTGAATCTTTACATCAAACCATTAAGCCCATGTTTTTGAGATATAGACCCGAGTTTACCAATAGGGTTATGCTAAGCGTTGGCTCGGGGAAGATAAAAGAAGTGATGGATCAGCTCCAGAAAATGAACACAACCTATAATCCAGGTTTTAACCTTGATGTTAAATTTCTGGATCAGGATTTTCAGGCACAATATGTAGCCGAAAGCAGGGTAGCGGTATTGTCCAGGTATTTTGCTGTCATAGCTGTTTTGATCTCTTGTCTTGGATTATTTGGCCTGGCAACATTTACCGCCGAGCGGCGACTAAAAGAAATCGGCATCAGAAAAGTTCTAGGTGCAAGCGGTTTTAGTCTTGTTTATACGCTATCTAAAGATTTTACCAGACCGGTTATCTCAGCTATATTGATTGCTTTGCCTGTTAGCTATGTGCTGGTCCGCTATTGGCTCAATAGCTTTGCGTACAGAATTGAGCTTCAGCTTTGGTATTTTGTTGCTGCAGGATTTCTGGCGCTGTTCATATCACTGATTACTGTATGTACCCAGGCATGGAAAGCCGCAAATGTGAATCCCGTTCAATGTTTAAAAGCGGATGGCTAG